Proteins from one Lonchura striata isolate bLonStr1 chromosome 6, bLonStr1.mat, whole genome shotgun sequence genomic window:
- the RIN3 gene encoding ras and Rab interactor 3: MSQETAGAILGKETAGIFLVRKEGNVSNMVLAVRLPVQNEAPGVLEYNIKEEKSILYLEGSVLVFEDVFKLVAFYCVSRDLLPFTLKLPQAILEASSFQDLEIISSLGIDFWDSYLNHRRQDLSHPAKDYAFSTAQADSLRPTQCFASSTNHCSCEIELSIGNDRLWFVNPIFIEECSNPCPPDIPSPKGHSGSTELPPATMITERRSPRRPPPPPPSHSLIQKSSLKLSQDPMTVCEENKLLIKPLGKSFEEMKIEGSADKEERKQSCSANAPSAVSPRKGSQPSVPPRRRLSERTSEESCVGNPENCETLKGEGTEENQDTSAEGRDKTLLCENAVEMPGEVPKRAVSQFQETKPEPAEKKEDMPKTQSNATEKGKSPPIPPPRRKRVSQVPSIPSSCQPKQRTAAETAVATGQAVCKGSPATVTCGATWAHSKPEQGHGHKSVSSAELEGSRLSLEDLGGSTMAQASTSEPDSYSTSSTEDDLEMLSGSSGKKTRSVILAKAKNRLSLVNLSNVFTVFLSSDRKLQKKIVELAQDKESYFGNLVRDYRVYSLEMMAKQSSSTEMLQEIRLMMTQLKSYLVQSTELKSLIDPASYTEEQLEVIAETALYKCVLKPLKEAINSSLKEIHNKDGSLQQLKENQLVIQNTTTTDLGVTTSVPETAVLEKILHKFTTMHKTYSPEKKIAILLKTCKLIYDSMAQGNPGKPYGADDFLPVLMYVLARSNLTEVLLNVEYMMELMDPALQLGEGSYYLTTTYGVLEHIKNYDKITVTRQLSVEVQDSIHRWERRRTLNKARASRSSVQDFICISFLEVSGQSRTLASRRDTTAEQLSQQCAEKFEVSHPKDYGLFVYVDDQWLQLDKDALPHHIKASLLKSETKKDFNFIYKPIDHKTPPIPIVKESDFS, from the exons TCCTGTACCTGGAAGGATCTGTCCTTGTATTTGAAGATGTTTTCAAATTGGTCGCCTTCTACTGTGTCAGCAG GGATTTGCTGCCCTTTACCCTGAAGCTGCCACAAGCAATATTAGAAGCCAGTAGCTTTCAAGACCTTGAAATTATTTCTAGTCTGGGGATAG attTCTGGGATTCCTATTTAAACCATAGAAGACAGGACTTATCCCACCCTGCAAAAGACTATGCTTTCAGCACTGCTCAGGCAGACAGTTTAAGACCAACCCAGTGTTTTGCAAGTAGCACAAACCACTGCTCATGTGAAATTGAGCTGTCAATAGGAAATGACAGGCTGTGGTTTGTGAATCCTATTTTTATAGAAGAGTGCAGTAATCCTTGCCCTCCAGATATACCTTCTCCTAAAGGCCACTCTGGGAGCACTGAACTCCCTCCTGCCACCATGATTACTGAAAGGAGGTCTCCTCGACGGCCTCCTCCCCCTCCACCTTCTCATTCTCTCATTCAGAAATCTTCCCTGAAGCTCTCACAGGACCCCATGACTGTCTGTGAAGAAAACAAGCTTCTTATTAAGCCACTAGGAAAGAGCTTCGAGGAAATGAAAATCGAAGGCAGTGCCGataaagaagaaaggaagcagAGCTGCTCGGCCAACGCGCCCTCGGCAGTGAGCCCCAGGAAGGGCTCCCAGCCCTCGGTTCCCCCGCGGAGGCGGCTGAGTGAGAGAACCTCAGAGGAGAGCTGTGTGGGCAATCCTGAAAATTGTGAAACGCTGAAAGGGGAAGGGACAGAAGAAAACCAAGATACAAGTGCAGAGGGCAGAGATAAAACGCTGCTGTGTGAAAATGCTGTAGAAATGCCTGGGGAGGTTCCCAAAAGGGCTGTATCACAGTTTCAGGAGACAAAGCCTGAACCTGCAGAGAAGAAGGAGGACATGCCTAAGACACAAAGCAATGCCACTGAGAAAGGAAAGTCGCCTCCTATCCCACCACCGAGAAGGAAGAGAGTTTCCCAGGTACCAagcatccccagctcctgccagccgaagcaaagaacagcagcagagaCGGCCGTGGCCACAGGGCAGGCTGTGTGCAAGGGCAGTCCAGCTACAGTGACATGTGGTGCCACTTGGGCACACAGCAAGCCTGAACAGGGACATGGCCACAAATCTGTCAGCTCAGCTGAACTGGAAGGGTCACGCTTGTCTCTGGAGGACCTGGGAGGCAGCACCATGGCTCAGGCATCAACATCTGAGCCAGACTCCTACTccaccagcagcacagaggatgACCTGGAGATGCTGAGTGGTTCATCTGGTAAAAAGACACGCTCCGTGatcttggccaaggccaaaaaCAGGCTGTCCTTGGTGAACCTGTCCAATGTCTTCACGGTCTTTTTGTCTAGTGACAGGAAGCTGCAGAAGAAGATAGTGGAGCTGGCACAGGACAAGGAGTCATACTTTGGCAACCTGGTGCGGGACTACAGAGTGTACAGTTTAGAGATGATGGCaaagcagagctccagcacagaGATGCTACAAGAGATCCGGCTGATGATGACGCAGCTGAAGAGTTACTTAGTACAGAGCACTGAGTTGAAATCGCTGATAGACCCAGCCTCCTACACTGAGGAACAGTTAG AAGTGATTGCTGAGACAGCTTTGTACAAATGTGTCCTGAAACCTCTAAAGGAAGCCATTAATTCTTCCTTAAAAGAAATACACAACAAAGATGGATCTTTACAGCAGCTGAAAGAGAACCAACTTGTGATACAAAACACAACTACCACTGACCTGGGTGTCACAACCAGTGTGCCTGAAACTGCTGTGCTGGAAAAGATCCTTCACAAGTTCACAACCATGCACAAGACCTATTctccagaaaagaaaattgccATCTTGTTGAAGACCTGCAAACTCATCTATGACTCCATGGCTCAGGGAAATCCAG GGAAGCCCTATGGTGCAGATGACTTCCTCCCTGTGCTCATGTATGTGTTGGCCCGCAGCAACTTGACTGAAGTCCTTCTTAATGTGGAGTATATGATGGAGCTCatggaccctgctctgcagctaGGAGAAG GCTCCTATTATTTAACCACCACCTACGGGGTCCTGGAGCATATCAAGAACTATGACAAAATCACTGTGACCCGGCAGCTGAGCGTGGAGGTTCAGGACTCCATCCACCGCTGGGAGCGACGGAGAACGCTGAACAAGGCCCGGGCTTCCCGCTCATCAGTGCAG GATTTCATCTGTATCTCCTTTCTGGAAGTCAGTGGTCAATCAAGGACACTTGCTTCCCGTCGCGACaccacagctgagcagctgagccagcagtgtgccgaGAAGTTTGAAGTGTCTCATCCCAAGGACTATGGACTCTTTGTTTATGTTgatgaccagtggctgcagctggaCAAAGATGCCCTTCCACATCATATCAAAGCCTCCCTTCTGAAGAGTGAAACCaagaaagattttaattttatttataaaccaATTGACCATAAAACCCCACCAATTCCAATTGTCAAAGAGTCAGACTTTTCCTAA